The following coding sequences are from one Patescibacteria group bacterium window:
- a CDS encoding cupin domain-containing protein: MHGYHQNIEELTVANTNFRKVLYTAKHTQLVLMCLQPGEAIGMEVHAENDQFFRFEAGQGRVTVDGNVHEVKDGSAVIVPAGAQHNVENTSAMEPLKLYTLYSPSHHKDGIVRATKADAEANDAEFDGKTTE; encoded by the coding sequence ATGCATGGGTACCACCAGAATATTGAAGAGCTGACAGTAGCGAATACCAATTTTCGCAAAGTCCTATACACTGCCAAGCACACGCAGCTGGTTTTGATGTGCCTGCAACCAGGTGAAGCAATTGGGATGGAAGTGCATGCAGAGAATGACCAGTTCTTCCGTTTTGAAGCAGGGCAGGGGAGAGTGACCGTTGATGGAAATGTCCATGAGGTCAAAGATGGTTCGGCAGTCATTGTTCCAGCCGGGGCACAGCACAATGTAGAAAATACCTCAGCCATGGAACCGCTGAAACTCTACACACTGTACAGCCCGTCACATCATAAGGATGGGATTGTCCGAGCGACGAAAGCAGATGCTGAGGCCAATGATGCAGAGTTTGACGGGAAGACAACGGAGTAG
- a CDS encoding alpha/beta fold hydrolase → MPRKTLTIGGIGITCLALASVGFFLRHPQPELRPTQTNTSAPPDGKVEAETVAISPTEAPHPVSLPALMATIFDGRGLKLGQVLESNSAYTRHFITYKSGELTISGILNIPKGAGPFPVLILNHGHIDTNVYTNGRGLKREQDYLARQGFAVLHPDYRNHAQSSKDTRDALAVRLGYVEDVINAVYALRAAGISGLDLEHIGMLGHSMGGGVTLSALVTVPELIDAAVLYAPVSGDMRKSYERWIARESNNAVLLGELYGTPEANPIFWDNLSAESFYEKVQAPVRIFHGTGDESVPIAWSQETQRLLKAAGKEVSLITYPGAPHEFTSTWSDFMRQTAAFFKASFQ, encoded by the coding sequence ATGCCAAGAAAAACCCTCACCATTGGCGGAATCGGCATTACCTGCCTGGCGCTGGCTAGCGTGGGTTTTTTCCTACGCCATCCGCAACCAGAATTGCGACCGACACAAACGAACACATCGGCACCTCCTGATGGCAAAGTGGAGGCAGAGACCGTGGCTATTTCACCCACAGAAGCACCACACCCTGTGTCACTACCCGCACTCATGGCCACCATTTTTGATGGGCGCGGTTTGAAGCTCGGGCAAGTTTTGGAGAGTAACAGTGCCTACACCCGGCACTTCATAACCTACAAGAGCGGGGAGCTGACCATTTCCGGCATATTGAACATCCCTAAGGGCGCTGGTCCTTTTCCGGTACTCATCTTGAATCACGGTCACATTGATACCAATGTGTATACCAATGGTCGCGGTCTTAAGCGTGAGCAAGACTACTTGGCGCGCCAAGGATTTGCCGTGCTGCACCCTGACTACCGGAACCACGCGCAATCATCAAAAGATACCCGAGATGCACTCGCAGTTCGGCTTGGGTATGTGGAAGACGTGATCAACGCAGTCTACGCACTCCGGGCTGCCGGAATCTCGGGGTTGGATCTGGAACACATCGGGATGCTGGGTCATTCTATGGGTGGGGGAGTAACCCTCTCTGCACTGGTCACCGTGCCGGAGTTGATTGACGCCGCAGTGCTCTACGCGCCGGTATCTGGGGATATGCGGAAGAGCTACGAACGGTGGATTGCCCGGGAGTCGAATAATGCAGTGCTGCTTGGGGAGTTGTACGGCACGCCGGAAGCGAATCCAATTTTTTGGGATAATCTCTCGGCCGAAAGTTTCTACGAAAAGGTACAAGCACCGGTACGGATATTCCATGGCACAGGGGATGAGAGTGTGCCCATTGCTTGGTCTCAAGAAACCCAGCGCTTGCTCAAAGCTGCCGGCAAAGAAGTGTCACTCATAACCTACCCAGGTGCGCCCCATGAATTCACCAGCACCTGGTCAGATTTCATGCGGCAAACGGCAGCGTTTTTCAAAGCATCGTTTCAGTAA
- the heR gene encoding heliorhodopsin HeR encodes MPSLTTQATKLHRLRRFNGVMAILHLAQGFLMLFLSSDFSLPLTTAYVEMDRTTNLLTPVLKTIGEWRIGPLVAGFLFLSAIAHALIAFVPGINKWYNENLAKGINPARWIEYAFSSSLMMVVVVMLTGMYDVSSLLLIFFLNMMMILFGWVMELHNQTTKKTDWTSYIFGCLAGAIPWIVVALYLFNAGGEAGRAPTFVYWIFFSIFLFFNVFAVNMILQYKKVGKWKDYLYGERAYIILSLVAKSLLAWQVFAGTLRPV; translated from the coding sequence ATGCCAAGCCTCACCACCCAAGCAACCAAACTCCATCGCCTTCGCCGGTTTAACGGCGTCATGGCCATTTTGCACTTGGCGCAGGGTTTCCTCATGCTCTTCCTCAGCAGCGACTTTAGCTTGCCCCTGACCACGGCGTACGTGGAGATGGACAGGACGACAAACCTGCTGACCCCAGTACTGAAGACTATTGGAGAGTGGCGCATTGGGCCGCTTGTCGCAGGCTTCTTGTTTTTGTCAGCGATCGCGCACGCGCTCATTGCCTTTGTGCCAGGAATCAACAAGTGGTACAACGAGAATCTCGCAAAGGGCATTAATCCTGCCCGATGGATTGAGTATGCCTTTTCTAGTTCACTGATGATGGTTGTGGTGGTCATGCTCACAGGCATGTACGACGTGAGTAGTCTGTTGCTCATCTTCTTCCTGAACATGATGATGATCCTCTTCGGCTGGGTTATGGAACTACACAACCAGACCACGAAGAAAACAGATTGGACCAGTTACATCTTTGGATGTCTCGCCGGTGCAATCCCGTGGATTGTCGTGGCGCTCTATTTATTCAACGCCGGCGGAGAAGCTGGACGTGCCCCAACCTTCGTGTACTGGATTTTCTTCTCCATCTTCCTGTTCTTCAATGTCTTTGCGGTGAACATGATTTTGCAGTACAAAAAAGTTGGGAAGTGGAAAGACTACCTCTACGGCGAGCGAGCCTACATCATCTTGAGTTTGGTCGCCAAGTCCCTGCTGGCCTGGCAGGTCTTTGCTGGTACCCTGCGACCAGTGTGA
- a CDS encoding ABC transporter ATP-binding protein — translation MADIIQVHQVSKVYQDGDRQIKALDNISLKVAEGESVAIVGSSGSGKSTLLQLVGGLDTPTSGEITVGGQQLAELSDDSLSTFRNKTIGFVFQFFHLHDYLTAQENVALPLQLGGVHSGEAMRQAKVMLQKVHLEDRANHKPKMMSGGEMQRVAIARALVNNPQVILADEPTGNLDKQNALSVLDAFDEIARSGVSVVIITHDESIKQRFSRVIRLDKGALVKF, via the coding sequence ATGGCTGACATCATACAGGTGCACCAGGTTTCCAAAGTGTACCAGGACGGGGATCGACAGATTAAGGCGTTAGATAACATAAGCTTGAAGGTAGCAGAAGGGGAGAGTGTAGCGATTGTGGGTTCATCCGGCAGTGGGAAGTCCACCCTGCTGCAGCTGGTAGGTGGGTTGGATACGCCAACCAGCGGGGAGATTACCGTGGGTGGGCAGCAGTTAGCTGAACTCTCGGACGACAGTCTATCCACCTTCCGGAACAAGACCATTGGGTTTGTCTTCCAGTTTTTTCATTTACATGATTACCTGACTGCGCAGGAGAACGTGGCACTGCCGTTGCAACTGGGCGGGGTGCACAGCGGAGAAGCCATGCGGCAGGCCAAAGTGATGCTGCAGAAAGTGCACCTGGAAGACCGGGCCAACCACAAACCCAAGATGATGAGCGGGGGTGAAATGCAGCGGGTGGCGATTGCTCGCGCATTGGTGAACAATCCGCAGGTAATTTTGGCAGACGAGCCAACCGGGAATTTGGACAAGCAGAATGCACTCTCGGTTTTGGATGCCTTTGACGAAATTGCGCGCTCCGGGGTGAGCGTGGTTATTATTACGCACGATGAATCTATCAAGCAGCGATTCAGCCGGGTGATCCGCTTGGACAAGGGAGCGCTGGTAAAATTCTAA
- a CDS encoding FtsX-like permease family protein, translated as MIWSTIVSLNFKKLRTYKGKALFLILPVAMLMVVGVTVTSQATNLLHAAEQRILGTAKEAARLIQLSPAVQQRTTSGAGGGQAQFIGGFGEEYTASDVDKVSAIPNVSAAELAVDVPAGQATTSDLQNGKTLTLGQLKSVGTEVAKLYTNQDFSYTAGQPIPIVLTTSSLIHQYTDWGGKTEVTLELGRPGQGRGPEQALASSPIKFEAVELTKDELMGKEFTVQFGTLETIQDYTQEFTDSGLKFTKLTDAELKTKEADRKSALSTYWNYDALAKPLTYTFKVVGVVEVEGRGASYVPTNFVNALMHDLIQKQLSARTKTALPTDKLNSTFTGMTYDGVELGGGQGGLMGGGIRVAFGQLRNGAQETTASYAVPGLVISTERETGDADAFARRFSGSGGTVKGVVTDADVFTKATVASDTMLVQIASAEKRAEVVKALNNAGYAYTDVNDLEVYTSLQNTLSRTVTCVLLGFILITALVIIFTMGKFVAESRKEIGVFRALGATKASIKQLFLSQAVLYTGLAYVAGALLGIGVTLGLAKAVQLWFDRFVGETVQQTFTVVQQSSANSFAAVDWARFGLLTGLLFVTTIIVAIIPAVRASNVSPVQAMKSE; from the coding sequence ATGATCTGGTCAACCATTGTTTCCCTAAACTTCAAGAAACTTCGGACGTACAAAGGCAAAGCCTTGTTTCTCATCTTGCCTGTGGCAATGCTCATGGTCGTGGGCGTAACTGTCACCAGCCAAGCCACGAATTTGTTGCACGCGGCTGAACAGCGTATCCTGGGGACTGCAAAAGAAGCAGCGCGTCTCATTCAGCTGAGCCCCGCAGTGCAGCAGAGAACCACGTCAGGCGCGGGGGGCGGGCAGGCACAGTTCATTGGTGGTTTTGGAGAAGAGTACACGGCGAGTGACGTGGACAAAGTTTCGGCTATCCCAAATGTATCCGCAGCCGAACTTGCGGTGGATGTGCCTGCTGGCCAAGCAACGACCAGTGATTTGCAGAACGGAAAAACCCTTACCCTGGGTCAGCTAAAAAGCGTGGGGACAGAGGTGGCGAAGCTCTACACCAATCAAGACTTTTCCTATACAGCGGGGCAACCCATTCCTATTGTCCTCACCACCAGCAGTCTCATCCACCAGTACACAGATTGGGGCGGGAAGACGGAGGTGACGTTGGAGCTGGGTCGGCCTGGGCAGGGTCGGGGGCCGGAGCAAGCCTTGGCTTCATCGCCAATCAAGTTTGAAGCCGTGGAGCTGACCAAGGACGAGCTCATGGGCAAGGAATTTACCGTCCAGTTTGGCACCTTGGAAACCATTCAAGACTACACGCAAGAGTTCACTGATTCGGGTTTGAAGTTTACAAAGCTCACGGACGCTGAGTTGAAAACCAAAGAAGCAGACCGAAAATCCGCGCTGAGCACGTACTGGAACTACGATGCACTAGCAAAGCCCCTGACGTATACCTTCAAAGTTGTAGGGGTGGTAGAAGTGGAAGGCAGGGGCGCGTCGTACGTGCCCACGAACTTCGTGAATGCGTTGATGCACGATCTTATCCAAAAGCAGCTGAGCGCTCGGACGAAAACCGCTCTCCCAACAGACAAGCTGAACTCTACCTTCACGGGCATGACCTACGACGGAGTGGAACTCGGGGGTGGCCAAGGCGGGCTCATGGGCGGTGGCATCCGCGTGGCTTTTGGCCAGCTTCGGAATGGTGCGCAGGAAACCACAGCGAGTTACGCGGTGCCTGGTTTGGTCATAAGCACCGAACGTGAGACCGGAGACGCTGATGCTTTTGCTCGCAGGTTCAGCGGAAGCGGTGGGACGGTCAAAGGTGTGGTGACGGATGCGGACGTTTTCACCAAGGCCACAGTTGCTTCGGACACCATGCTGGTGCAAATTGCCAGTGCAGAAAAACGGGCTGAGGTGGTGAAGGCCTTGAACAACGCTGGGTATGCGTACACTGATGTGAACGACTTGGAAGTGTACACGTCACTCCAAAATACCCTGTCCCGAACCGTGACCTGCGTGCTCCTTGGTTTCATTCTCATTACCGCGCTAGTGATCATTTTCACCATGGGAAAGTTCGTGGCCGAGAGCCGGAAGGAGATTGGGGTGTTCCGCGCCCTGGGCGCAACCAAGGCTAGCATCAAACAGCTGTTCCTTTCCCAAGCCGTGCTCTACACTGGGTTGGCGTATGTCGCCGGGGCGTTGCTGGGTATTGGGGTGACGCTTGGGCTTGCCAAAGCCGTGCAACTCTGGTTTGATAGGTTCGTTGGTGAGACCGTGCAGCAGACGTTCACCGTGGTGCAGCAATCCAGTGCCAACTCCTTTGCCGCGGTTGATTGGGCACGGTTTGGCTTACTCACCGGGTTGCTGTTCGTCACCACGATTATCGTGGCAATCATCCCAGCTGTCCGTGCGTCCAATGTCTCGCCAGTGCAAGCCATGAAGAGCGAATAA
- a CDS encoding response regulator transcription factor, with protein sequence MKILLVEDEESIREVVKRYLERAGFQVDEAGSGPVALLKAKQGFDLIILDLNLPNLDGVEVCKKIRETSNVPILMATARVEEGQELTGLSVGADDYIKKPYSPKVLVAHVQALLRRASQPGSRSRGQGSITCDDEQMALRRGDETIGLTATQYRIARALFTSPGRIFSRTELLEASRNGDSVGETDERVIDAHIKSLRRRIEADQEQPKHILTVVGVGYKAAV encoded by the coding sequence ATGAAAATTCTCCTGGTGGAAGATGAAGAGAGTATCCGCGAAGTGGTGAAACGCTACTTGGAGCGCGCGGGTTTTCAGGTGGACGAAGCCGGGAGCGGACCCGTGGCTCTACTGAAAGCCAAGCAGGGATTTGATCTCATTATTTTAGATTTGAACCTGCCGAATTTGGACGGCGTGGAAGTGTGCAAGAAGATCCGTGAGACATCCAACGTCCCAATCCTCATGGCCACGGCACGGGTGGAAGAAGGCCAGGAACTTACTGGCTTGTCCGTAGGTGCGGATGACTACATCAAGAAGCCGTACTCACCCAAAGTGTTGGTGGCGCACGTCCAAGCTTTGCTCCGTCGGGCTAGCCAGCCGGGCAGCCGCAGCCGCGGGCAGGGGAGCATTACCTGTGATGACGAGCAAATGGCTTTGCGCCGCGGCGACGAAACCATTGGGCTTACGGCCACGCAGTACCGCATTGCGCGGGCTCTGTTTACAAGCCCGGGCCGGATTTTTTCCCGCACCGAGTTGTTGGAAGCCAGCCGGAATGGGGACAGCGTAGGGGAGACCGATGAGCGGGTGATTGACGCGCATATCAAAAGTTTGCGTCGCCGCATTGAGGCAGACCAAGAGCAGCCCAAGCACATTCTCACTGTCGTGGGCGTCGGTTACAAAGCAGCTGTATGA